One Phaseolus vulgaris cultivar G19833 chromosome 2, P. vulgaris v2.0, whole genome shotgun sequence DNA window includes the following coding sequences:
- the LOC137812769 gene encoding mitochondrial import receptor subunit TOM7-1: protein MASRISLKAKGKSSKGSKAQEDRSVSESLKEWTTWTMRKAKVITHYGFIPLVIIIGMNSDPKPALSQLFSPV from the coding sequence ATGGCATCAAGGATTTCTCTGAAGGCGAAGGGGAAGAGTTCGAAGGGATCGAAGGCACAAGAAGATCGATCCGTGAGCGAGTCTCTGAAGGAGTGGACAACATGGACGATGCGAAAAGCAAAGGTCATCACTCATTACGGTTTCATCCCTCTGGTCATCATCATCGGTATGAACTCTGACCCTAAGCCTGCACTTTCGCAGCTTTTCAGCCCCGTCTGA